From Aedes albopictus strain Foshan chromosome 1, AalbF5, whole genome shotgun sequence, one genomic window encodes:
- the LOC134289818 gene encoding uncharacterized protein LOC134289818, giving the protein MSSAEIANCHSDLVVKEAAEQLCCTAFREERIDLPDIARFSDFNRLLRSTAYYLKMRKLLVLPKHKKPERLTITVRDMEEARKTWYKKVQSEAFQSELRSLKTSGYVKISSRLKTFSPFLQEGIIRMRGRVQNDSKPFEVNNPVILPDGHPFCTLLIRMYHIANAHQGLETVINNVKERHRILKSRSQVKKYTMSCVKCRELRAKPTIPQMGNLPPEQTTPFVHSFTCTGIDYFGPPFVKVGRRFEKRWVVLFTCMTSRAIHLEVVPSLDTNICIMAIHCFMAIRGLPQCIMTDNGTNFTGADQELKSLVKSLDQPQIEETLSVRGVQWKFIPPGAPHFGGCWERLVRSVKAALGATDSVV; this is encoded by the coding sequence ATGTCATCTGCAGAGATTGCAAATTGCCATTCCGACCTGGTCGTCAAGGAAGCCGCCGAACAGCTGTGCTGCACGGCATTCAGAGAAGAAAGGATTGATCTACCCGACATCGCCAGGTTCTCTGATTTCAACCGATTGTTGAGGTCGACCGCATACTACCTGAAAATGAGGAAGCTGTTAGTATTGCCGAAACACAAGAAGCCTGAACGATTAACAATCACTGTAAGAGACATGGAAGAAGCTAGGAAGACGTGGTATAAGAAGGTGCAGTCAGAGGCCTTCCAATCCGAACTGCGCAGCCTGAAGACGTCAGGTTACGTGAAGATTAGCAGTCGGCTAAAAACTTTTTCGCCGTTTCTCCAAGAGGGAATCATCCGGATGCGCGGTCGCGTCCAAAACGATAGCAAGCCGTTCGAAGTGAACAATCCAGTGATTCTGCCAGATGGACACCCGTTCTGTACACTGCTGATCCGGATGTACCACATAGCCAATGCACATCAAGGTCTGGAAACCGTAATCAACAACGTAAAGGAACGTCACCGTATTTTGAAGAGCCGCTCGCAGGTGAAGAAGTACACGATGTCATGTGTGAAGTGCCGAGAACTGCGAGCCAAGCCAACCATTCCACAGATGGGAAATCTGCCGCCGGAGCAAACTACCCCGTTCGTACATTCTTTCACCTGTACTGGCATCGACTACTTTGGCCCGCCATTTGTGAAAGTCGGCCGGCGTTTTGAGAAAAGGTGGGTTGTTTTGTTCACCTGCATGACGTCAAGAGCGATACATCTGGAGGTAGTGCCATCGCTCGATACAAACATCTGCATAATGGCAATACACTGTTTCATGGCTATACGTGGACTGCCGCAGTGCATCATGACCGACAATGGGACGAACTTTACCGGTGCCGATCAAGAACTGAAATCACTCGTGAAGTCACTGGACCAGCCGCAGATCGAGGAGACGCTGAGCGTAAGAGGTGTGCAGTGGAAGTTTATACCACCTGGTGCTCCACACTTTGGAGGGTGCTGGGAGCGATTGGTCCGTTCCGTTAAAGCGGCACTTGGTGCTACGGACAGCGTTGTGTGA
- the LOC134289822 gene encoding uncharacterized protein K02A2.6-like gives MADGGSDRDGQNGVDPAGQQQQQIFVPVVTTHQHQQPFIPVSSAQQQFPTFPPHQTQAPQQSITQSQMQQQQIMAQVIKLQQQSDDDRKQLFRSISSSINVQVSPNPEQILDSLASNIKEFRYEAESNATFAAWYSRYDDLFEKDAARLDDEAKVRLPMRKLGLSDHERYVSYILPKLPNEFSFAQTVVKLKSLFGAKESVISRRYRCLQIAKNPTEDHVAFACRVNKACVKFELGKLTEEQFKCLVYVCGLKSENDVEIRTGILTKIEYNNDVTLEQLSEECQRLFNLKHDSAMIESQAPYSEVQVCKVPETRKQEEERTTTKVVVVDVCSVQQRRRFVSVGLSGTDIRLQLDTASDITVISRESWKKLGSPALSASTVKAKTASGNILSLDGEFECDVTIDENTQRALIRVTENKLHLLDADLVDVFNLWSVPMDSFCCHVLGSPTTTAALKSSFPNVFSEQLGLYSKTKVKLELKESVRPVFYPKRPVA, from the exons ATGGCCGACGGTGGTAGCGATCGTGACGGGCAAAATGGTGTTGACCCCGCGGGA cagcagcagcagcagatttTTGTGCCCGTTGTGACGACACACCAGCATCAGCAGCCGTTCATTCCAGTTTCTTCGGCTCAGCAGCAGTTCCCAACCTTCCCACCCCACCAAACGCAAGCGCCGCAG CAATCGATAACCCAGAGCCAGATGCAACAGCAACAAATCATGGCTCAGGTGATTAAGCTGCAGCAGCAGTCCGACGACGACAGAAAGCAGCTTTTTCGCAGCATCTCGTCGTCGATTAACGTGCAAGTATCACCTAACCCGGAACAGATCCTTGACTCCTTGGCCAGCAATATCAAGGAATTCCGGTATGAGGCCGAAAGCAACGCTACTTTCGCGGCCTGGTACTCTCGATACGACGACCTTTTCGAGAAGGATGCTGCAAGGTTGGACGACGAAGCGAAAGTTCGCCTGCCTATGCGAAAACTGGGTTTATCGGACCATGAACGGTACGTGAGCTATATTCTCCCGAAACTTCCAAATGAGTTTAGTTTCGCTCAGACAGTTGTCAAGCTCAAGAGCCTGTTTGGAGCGAAAGAGTCGGTTATCAGCCGTCGATACCGATGCCTGCAGATCGCGAAGAACCCCACTGAGGATCATGTGGCGTTCGCGTGCAGGGTGAACAAGGCTTGCGTGAAGTTTGAACTGGGGAAACTCACCGAGGAGCAGTTTAAGTGCTTAGTGTACGTGTGTGGCCTGAAATCGGAGAACGACGTCGAGATTCGCACTGGTATCCTCACGAAAATCGAGTACAACAACGACGTCACTTTGGAGCAGCTCTCCGAAGAGTGCCAGCGCTTATTCAATCTGAAGCACGACAGCGCGATGATTGAATCTCAGGCTCCGTACAGCGAAGTACAAGTG TGCAAAGTACCGGAGACCCGGAAGCAAGAAGAAGAAAGAACCACGACCAAGGTGGTGGTTGTCGACGTGTGCAGCGTGCAGCAACGGCGCAGATTTGTCTCCGTTGGCCTATCCGGAACGGACATCCGGCTGCAACTCGACACCGCCTCGGACATCACCGTAATCAGCAGGGAAAGTTGGAAAAAGCTTGGCAGCCCTGCACTATCGGCCTCAACGGTGAAAGCGAAGACAGCGTCCGGCAACATCTTGTCACTCGATGGGGAATTCGAGTGCGACGTCACCATCGACGAAAACACACAGCGTGCGTTGATCCGTGTCACCGAGAACAAACTCCATCTACTCGATGCGGATCTGGTGGACGTCTTTAACCTCTGGTCCGTGCCCATGGACAGTTTCTGTTGCCACGTGTTGGGTTCTCCTACGACGACCGCTGCACTCAAGTCGTCTTTCCCCAACGTTTTCAGCGAGCAGCTCGGCTTGTACAGCAAAACGAAAGTGAAGTTGGAGCTGAAAGAAAGTGTTCGACCCGTATTCTACCCGAAGCGTCCGGTTGCGTAG
- the LOC134289828 gene encoding uncharacterized protein K02A2.6-like, whose amino-acid sequence MYDAVDQELDRLEKLNIITPVEYSERAAPIVVVRKANGTIRICGDYSTGLNAALQPNQYPLPLPDDIFAKLANCKYFSQIDLSDAFLQVEVDEQCRKLLTINTHRGLYSYNRLPPGVEVQPGAFQQITDTMLAGLECTSGYLDDVIIGGRTEEEHDRNLRAVNFIPWYWIEEKFVAD is encoded by the coding sequence ATGTACGACGCCGTGGACCAAGAGCTCGACCGGCTGGAGAAGCTGAATATCATCACTCCGGTCGAATATTCGGAGAGGGCAGCTCCGATCGTCGTCGTCCGCAAAGCCAATGGCACCATCCGAATTTGCGGAGACTATTCCACTGGGTTAAATGCTGCTCTCCAACCAAATCAGTACCCACTTCCACTGCCCGACGACATCTTCGCCAAGCTGGCTAACTGTAAGTACTTCAGCCAGATCGATTTGTCCGACGCCTTCTTGCAGGTGGAAGTTGACGAGCAGTGCCGTAAGTTGCTCACCATAAATACGCATCGTGGCCTCTATTCCTACAACCGCCTCCCGCCGGGTGTGGAAGTCCAACCTGGGGCATTCCAGCAGATCACCGATACCATGCTAGCCGGTCTGGAGTGCACTTCCGGATATCTTGACGATGTCATCATCGGCGGTCGGACTGAAGAGGAGCACGATCGCAATTTGCGGGCT